The following coding sequences are from one Terriglobales bacterium window:
- the galE gene encoding UDP-glucose 4-epimerase GalE, whose product MRVVVTGGAGYIGATTVQALLDSGHEVVVYDNLSKGYADAVPSDAKLVRGEIADRAAIDSLFREHRPEAVFHFAALIEAGESMKVPERYFRNNSASTLTLLEAMLAHGIGKFIFSSTAALYGNPQRVPIQEDDELKPTNVYGESKLLVEQMVRWFHRIHGLRYSSLRYFNAAGSNGRTGELHNPESHLIPLILQAASGKREHISLFGTDYPTKDGTCIRDYIHVSDLADAHVLALEALGSRDQLIYNLGSGTGFSVREVVQSARRVTGKTVKEVETARRPGDPAVLVASSEKIRRELGWKPKYPNLDDIVASAWEWMQQHPQGYVELASTRSS is encoded by the coding sequence ATGAGAGTTGTAGTGACCGGCGGCGCCGGATACATCGGCGCGACCACCGTGCAGGCCCTGCTCGATAGCGGGCACGAGGTCGTTGTCTACGACAACCTGAGCAAGGGCTATGCAGATGCGGTTCCTTCGGACGCAAAGCTCGTTCGGGGGGAGATTGCTGACCGCGCGGCCATCGATTCGTTGTTTCGAGAGCATCGTCCCGAAGCCGTATTCCATTTCGCCGCGCTCATAGAAGCCGGCGAATCGATGAAGGTGCCAGAACGGTACTTCCGAAACAACTCGGCTTCGACTCTTACGCTCCTCGAAGCTATGTTGGCTCACGGTATCGGCAAATTCATCTTCTCTTCCACGGCAGCACTCTATGGCAATCCTCAGCGAGTTCCGATTCAGGAAGATGACGAACTCAAGCCGACCAACGTCTATGGGGAGTCGAAGTTGCTGGTGGAGCAGATGGTTAGGTGGTTCCATCGCATCCACGGATTGCGTTATTCCAGCCTGCGATACTTCAACGCTGCCGGCTCGAACGGACGAACCGGTGAGCTGCATAATCCTGAATCACACTTGATTCCGTTAATTCTTCAGGCAGCATCGGGAAAGCGTGAGCATATCTCGCTCTTTGGTACAGACTATCCGACCAAAGATGGAACCTGCATTCGCGACTACATTCACGTTAGCGATCTTGCCGACGCGCACGTTTTGGCTCTGGAAGCTCTCGGCTCGCGCGACCAACTCATTTACAACCTGGGAAGTGGAACCGGCTTCTCGGTACGCGAGGTAGTGCAGTCCGCTCGCCGGGTGACGGGCAAGACTGTCAAAGAGGTCGAGACTGCGCGGCGTCCGGGCGATCCGGCGGTGCTGGTCGCCAGCTCGGAGAAGATTCGCCGCGAGCTCGGATGGAAGCCGAAATATCCCAATCTGGACGACATTGTGGCCAGCGCCTGGGAGTGGATGCAGCAGCATCCCCAGGGCTACGTCGAACTCGCCAGCACGAGATCCTCGTAA
- the thrB gene encoding homoserine kinase, with protein MMWSDSLEGAEITVPGSIANLGPGLDTLAVAVQLYLRVRIVGVSNSRRGTLEFHFESQAPTGENRIETAFRKLAENLGENTADCPSLQISVSSEVPMGAGLGSSAAATIAGFRLYEVLFGKQSDERLLTVALQLEGHADNAAAALLGGLSVCCQKGDGTVSAFSLPWPESLSLVVLTPEIRLATQTSRHALPESVSLRDAVSNMQRALLLLQSIQTGDDGVLAEALCDRLHQPARESLVPGLNAALKLSHPDLLGVFLGGSGPSIVALAREGCHSIAALLAESYRPLGIPFHTSILRVHNQVSLPACAAISCS; from the coding sequence ATGATGTGGAGCGATTCCCTGGAAGGCGCCGAGATTACGGTGCCGGGATCGATTGCGAACCTCGGTCCCGGCCTCGACACTCTGGCGGTAGCAGTGCAACTTTACTTGAGAGTTCGCATTGTCGGCGTTAGCAACTCAAGGCGCGGAACCCTGGAGTTCCATTTCGAATCACAAGCTCCAACGGGCGAAAATCGTATAGAAACCGCATTTCGCAAGCTGGCTGAGAACTTGGGTGAGAATACCGCCGATTGTCCCTCCCTGCAGATCAGTGTCAGCAGTGAGGTTCCGATGGGTGCCGGGCTAGGCAGCAGCGCTGCCGCAACTATTGCCGGCTTTCGTCTGTATGAAGTTCTTTTTGGAAAGCAAAGCGACGAGCGACTACTTACCGTGGCGTTGCAGTTGGAGGGCCACGCTGATAACGCTGCTGCCGCTCTCCTTGGTGGACTTTCGGTCTGCTGCCAAAAAGGGGACGGTACCGTCTCCGCGTTCTCGCTGCCATGGCCGGAATCACTCTCTCTTGTCGTATTAACGCCGGAGATTCGTCTCGCGACCCAGACCTCACGTCACGCACTGCCTGAATCGGTGAGTTTGAGAGATGCGGTGTCGAACATGCAGCGGGCGCTGCTCCTGTTGCAATCGATTCAAACGGGCGACGATGGAGTCCTGGCAGAGGCGCTGTGCGACCGTCTTCATCAACCCGCCAGAGAATCACTGGTGCCCGGATTGAATGCTGCGCTAAAGCTTTCTCATCCCGATCTGCTGGGAGTCTTCTTAGGAGGTTCCGGACCTTCCATCGTGGCTCTTGCTCGAGAGGGGTGTCACTCGATTGCCGCTCTCCTCGCCGAGAGTTATCGCCCACTCGGAATTCCGTTTCACACTTCCATCTTGCGAGTTCACAACCAGGTGAGCCTTCCTGCCTGCGCTGCGATTAGCTGCAGTTGA
- a CDS encoding UDP-glucose--hexose-1-phosphate uridylyltransferase codes for MLDLHKTSHRRWNPLLREWVLVSPHRTQRPWQGQVEKPAVGQQPKYDPNCYLCPANSRAGGHKNPEYTGTFVFDNDYASLLPDTSKGEFRESSLMIAESERGICRVLCFSPRHDLAISNMALADIESVVHVWSDQYRELGALDWVRYVQIFENRGEMMGASNPHPHCQVWANETIPNYPATEQSAMLEFTKDKGKCMLCEYLRLERTHGIRIVRANDFFTVLVPFWAVWPFEVLVLANEHLTGMDQFSPAVQSALADILKRITSRYDNIFGVSFPYSMGFHQRPTDGEEHAEWHFHAHFYPPLLRSATVRKFMVGYEMLATPQRDITPESAAERLLSSSESPLH; via the coding sequence ATGCTCGATCTCCACAAGACATCTCACCGGCGCTGGAATCCACTGCTGCGCGAGTGGGTGTTGGTTTCTCCACACCGCACGCAACGCCCATGGCAGGGTCAGGTCGAAAAGCCCGCTGTGGGACAGCAGCCGAAATACGATCCAAATTGCTATCTGTGTCCCGCGAACTCTCGCGCCGGAGGGCACAAGAATCCTGAGTACACCGGCACCTTCGTGTTCGATAACGACTATGCGTCCCTGCTGCCAGATACTTCGAAGGGCGAGTTTCGCGAGTCGTCACTGATGATTGCCGAATCGGAACGAGGTATTTGTCGTGTCCTCTGTTTTTCGCCGCGACACGATCTTGCGATTTCCAACATGGCACTGGCCGATATCGAGAGCGTTGTTCACGTCTGGAGCGATCAGTATCGGGAATTAGGAGCGCTGGACTGGGTTCGCTATGTTCAGATTTTTGAGAATCGTGGCGAGATGATGGGCGCCAGCAATCCGCATCCACACTGCCAGGTGTGGGCCAATGAGACCATCCCGAACTATCCTGCGACCGAGCAGAGTGCAATGCTGGAGTTCACGAAAGATAAAGGCAAATGCATGCTCTGCGAGTATCTACGTTTGGAGAGGACGCACGGTATTCGCATAGTTCGTGCAAACGATTTCTTCACGGTCTTAGTTCCCTTTTGGGCTGTCTGGCCGTTTGAAGTTCTGGTGCTTGCGAATGAGCACCTCACAGGGATGGATCAGTTTTCGCCCGCTGTCCAAAGCGCCCTGGCAGACATTCTGAAACGCATTACATCTCGCTACGACAACATCTTTGGAGTTTCATTTCCGTACTCGATGGGATTCCATCAGCGTCCGACGGACGGAGAGGAGCATGCGGAGTGGCATTTCCACGCGCACTTCTATCCGCCTCTTCTGCGCTCCGCTACGGTCCGCAAATTCATGGTCGGCTACGAAATGCTGGCTACGCCGCAGCGCGATATAACGCCGGAGAGCGCGGCGGAAAGATTGCTCTCGTCGTCCGAGAGTCCTCTGCATTGA
- a CDS encoding ammonium transporter encodes MNRRLSGSTLMAFCLGLILLASGSHLAAQASPAATADKIAQLESQVKNAQSSADNAWMLVSAALVLLMTGPGLALFYGGLVRKKNVLATMLQSFAMMALVTVIWGIVGYSISFGSGNSFVGGLHNVFLHGVGIQPDTDYSATIPAQTFMVYQLMFAIITPALITGAFAERMKFSAMLLFMTLWSLVVYAPMAHMVWGKGGWLNAALGGRFPSLDFAGGTVVHVTSGVSALVCAAYLGRRLGYPKEPMPPHSVVLSFVGACLLWVGWFGFNAGSALAASGLATSAFVNTHFAAAAAVIGWAAAEWLRNGKASALGAISGAVAGLVAITPAAGFVTPMSSLIIGLVAGGLCYFMVAKVKTWFGYDDSLDAFGVHGAGGTIGAILTGVFATSSINPIYHNAHGDVLPSGVVDGNWAQLGNQFVAILIAWVLAIVGTFVILKVVDLLIGLRVSADHEVQGLDLSQHGEEGYYWELSAS; translated from the coding sequence ATGAACAGGCGTCTTTCAGGCAGTACCCTAATGGCTTTTTGTCTTGGTTTGATCCTGCTTGCGAGCGGTTCACATCTCGCGGCACAAGCATCCCCGGCGGCAACGGCTGACAAAATTGCCCAACTTGAATCGCAGGTAAAGAACGCCCAATCATCGGCGGACAACGCATGGATGCTGGTTAGCGCTGCCTTGGTGCTGTTAATGACCGGTCCCGGCCTCGCGCTCTTCTACGGCGGGCTGGTACGCAAGAAGAACGTGCTTGCCACCATGCTCCAGAGCTTCGCGATGATGGCACTTGTCACGGTGATCTGGGGCATTGTGGGCTACAGTATCTCATTTGGGTCAGGGAACAGCTTTGTCGGAGGGCTGCACAACGTCTTTCTTCACGGCGTGGGAATACAACCTGACACCGACTACTCGGCTACGATCCCGGCGCAGACCTTCATGGTCTATCAATTGATGTTCGCAATTATTACTCCCGCTCTTATCACCGGCGCCTTTGCCGAGCGAATGAAGTTCAGCGCGATGCTTCTTTTCATGACGCTTTGGAGTTTGGTCGTATACGCGCCGATGGCCCACATGGTCTGGGGCAAGGGCGGATGGCTGAACGCAGCCTTGGGCGGACGCTTTCCCAGTTTGGACTTTGCCGGCGGCACCGTTGTGCATGTTACTTCAGGTGTCTCGGCGCTGGTCTGCGCCGCGTATCTCGGGCGCCGACTTGGCTATCCCAAGGAGCCGATGCCTCCGCACAGCGTGGTGTTGAGCTTCGTTGGAGCTTGCCTCTTGTGGGTTGGATGGTTCGGTTTCAATGCGGGAAGTGCCTTGGCTGCCAGCGGCCTGGCTACTAGCGCTTTTGTGAACACGCATTTTGCGGCGGCTGCCGCGGTGATTGGATGGGCTGCCGCAGAGTGGTTGCGGAACGGGAAGGCCAGTGCATTGGGCGCGATTTCCGGCGCGGTGGCCGGACTAGTGGCGATTACGCCTGCCGCGGGCTTCGTTACGCCGATGTCATCGCTGATTATTGGCTTAGTTGCCGGCGGCCTCTGCTATTTCATGGTCGCCAAAGTGAAGACTTGGTTTGGATATGACGACTCGCTCGATGCATTCGGCGTACATGGCGCCGGCGGAACCATTGGGGCGATCTTGACCGGAGTGTTCGCGACCAGCAGCATCAATCCGATTTACCACAACGCGCATGGCGACGTGCTTCCCTCCGGAGTTGTCGACGGCAATTGGGCTCAGTTAGGGAATCAGTTTGTAGCAATTCTGATTGCATGGGTGCTTGCGATTGTGGGAACGTTCGTCATTCTCAAGGTCGTGGATCTACTTATCGGCTTGCGTGTCTCAGCCGATCACGAAGTGCAGGGACTCGATCTGAGTCAGCATGGAGAAGAAGGCTATTATTGGGAGCTTTCCGCTTCATGA
- a CDS encoding aspartate kinase, with translation MLVMKFGGTSVACAESIGRVARIVRERLHLQPVVVVSALAGVTDDLQKMGALSRDGQLEEALSRLHACEDRHCEAAKALFPNKSAAFFQHDLRPLFDEARALLKAVFAVQELTPRTLDRLLGFGERWSSRLVAEAFRAPSLRAVHVDACDVIVTDGNYSHAAPLVDVIDARVASSIRPRVQSGCVPVLGGFIGSTEDGIPTTLGRGGSDFTASILGASLNAESIEIWTDVDGMMTADPRICPDAQNIESISFDEAAELAHFGAKVLHPKTLQPAVDRGIPVYVLNSRHPENCGTRVEIAEPSEEGRVRSVACKRGITLAEVFARQGLDAKLTSAIFDVLERQKCLVDLAAMSRSNLSLLLNSRGSADALSEFLQDRASVNVVEGSALVSLVGRNVARNPAICARALSALPDLPVRMIFHGASDMNLSFVVAEADADKVVRALHLALFPQQSSLGHSERPLPISQAHEVALVRAEA, from the coding sequence ATGCTCGTAATGAAGTTTGGTGGAACCTCAGTAGCTTGCGCGGAGAGCATCGGCCGCGTCGCGAGAATCGTACGCGAACGGCTTCATCTCCAGCCGGTGGTGGTCGTGAGTGCGCTGGCCGGTGTTACGGACGATCTTCAGAAGATGGGTGCGCTGAGTCGTGATGGCCAGCTCGAAGAAGCGTTGTCGCGCTTACACGCGTGTGAAGACCGCCATTGCGAAGCCGCAAAAGCATTGTTTCCGAACAAGAGCGCAGCGTTTTTTCAGCACGATCTGCGGCCCTTGTTTGACGAAGCTCGAGCCCTGCTCAAGGCCGTGTTTGCCGTTCAGGAGTTAACCCCGCGCACACTGGACCGGCTGCTCGGCTTTGGGGAACGGTGGTCCAGCCGTCTGGTTGCGGAAGCATTTCGCGCGCCAAGCCTGCGAGCGGTTCACGTTGACGCTTGCGATGTAATCGTCACCGACGGGAACTACTCCCATGCCGCCCCTTTGGTGGATGTAATTGATGCTCGCGTGGCTTCCAGTATTCGTCCGCGAGTGCAGAGCGGATGCGTCCCCGTGCTCGGCGGCTTCATCGGATCGACCGAAGACGGCATCCCCACGACGCTGGGGCGAGGCGGCTCCGACTTTACCGCTTCGATTCTTGGAGCGAGCCTCAACGCGGAGTCCATCGAGATCTGGACGGATGTCGACGGCATGATGACTGCCGATCCGCGTATCTGTCCCGACGCGCAGAATATTGAATCCATCAGCTTCGACGAGGCCGCCGAGTTGGCGCATTTCGGAGCCAAGGTGTTGCATCCGAAGACGCTGCAACCGGCCGTGGATCGAGGGATTCCGGTATACGTTCTCAATTCGCGGCATCCTGAGAACTGCGGCACTCGCGTTGAGATTGCCGAGCCGAGCGAAGAAGGTCGAGTTAGATCGGTGGCATGCAAACGCGGAATCACCCTGGCGGAGGTATTCGCCCGGCAGGGACTCGACGCGAAACTGACGTCGGCGATCTTCGACGTACTGGAGCGGCAGAAATGCCTGGTGGATCTGGCGGCGATGTCTCGCTCGAATCTTTCCTTGCTATTGAACTCGCGCGGCTCTGCGGATGCGCTGAGCGAGTTTCTCCAGGACAGGGCCTCGGTCAATGTGGTCGAGGGAAGCGCCTTGGTGTCGTTAGTTGGACGGAACGTGGCGCGGAATCCTGCGATTTGCGCTCGTGCTCTTAGCGCTTTGCCTGACTTGCCCGTCCGGATGATCTTTCATGGCGCGTCCGACATGAATCTCAGCTTCGTGGTTGCGGAGGCAGATGCAGACAAGGTCGTCCGCGCGCTTCACCTCGCTTTATTCCCCCAGCAGTCATCTCTTGGCCACTCTGAGCGCCCACTTCCGATCAGCCAGGCGCACGAAGTGGCGCTGGTCCGGGCGGAGGCATAG
- a CDS encoding homoserine dehydrogenase: MATHALLVDNKPSILPSVGARKIAILGFGTVGSSVARILSEGRVAGLELSQVFNRKVERKRASWVNPDVQWTENFEDVLASDADFVVEVMGGVEPARQWVKAILQSGRSVVTANKQLIARHGAELSEIAEKHDCQLLFGASVAGGVPVITALEHGLAGDEIQSVCGILNGTCNYILNKMEGGESFPVALEQAQRLGYAEADPTDDIAGYDTRAKLVILARVALRAEIPLDDVVCQPVSCVDPVDFEYARELGCTIRQVGYAEVEADGCSAAVEPMLVPASSPLARAQGCENVVLTDGKFGGSNAFSGPGAGGNATAVAVISDLVTLAHATNANPKTRERRALHVSSECTARYFLRFVVRDRPGIVAAIAAALAKFEINVDAVFQKPGYDKGRLPFVVTVEACSKAKLQAALDEIALCGFLVEPPLKLRIFGH; encoded by the coding sequence ATGGCTACTCACGCTCTACTCGTTGATAACAAGCCATCAATTCTCCCCTCAGTCGGTGCGAGGAAGATTGCGATCCTCGGATTTGGCACGGTTGGCAGCTCTGTGGCTCGTATCTTGTCCGAAGGAAGAGTCGCTGGCCTGGAACTCAGCCAGGTTTTCAATCGCAAGGTCGAGCGGAAGCGTGCTTCGTGGGTGAATCCGGATGTCCAATGGACCGAGAACTTCGAAGACGTGTTGGCGAGCGATGCGGACTTCGTCGTCGAGGTTATGGGAGGTGTTGAGCCCGCGAGACAGTGGGTGAAAGCGATTCTGCAATCCGGCCGATCCGTGGTAACGGCGAACAAGCAATTGATTGCGCGCCATGGCGCTGAGCTCTCGGAAATCGCGGAGAAGCACGACTGCCAATTGCTTTTCGGAGCTTCAGTAGCCGGTGGAGTTCCGGTGATCACTGCTCTGGAACACGGGCTCGCAGGAGACGAAATCCAGTCTGTTTGCGGAATCCTGAATGGGACCTGCAACTACATACTTAACAAGATGGAAGGCGGGGAATCGTTTCCTGTCGCGCTGGAGCAGGCGCAGCGTCTCGGATACGCCGAAGCTGATCCTACCGACGACATCGCCGGATATGACACGCGCGCAAAGCTTGTGATTCTCGCGCGGGTTGCTCTGCGTGCTGAAATTCCCCTCGACGACGTTGTGTGCCAGCCTGTCTCCTGTGTCGATCCCGTCGATTTCGAGTACGCACGGGAATTGGGTTGCACCATAAGACAGGTTGGATATGCAGAGGTCGAAGCCGACGGATGTTCTGCCGCAGTTGAGCCGATGTTGGTTCCCGCGAGTTCCCCCTTGGCGCGGGCTCAGGGCTGCGAGAACGTCGTGCTTACGGACGGGAAGTTTGGAGGAAGCAACGCCTTCTCTGGTCCAGGCGCAGGTGGCAATGCCACTGCGGTCGCGGTGATCTCAGATCTTGTGACTCTTGCTCACGCCACAAATGCAAATCCAAAGACGCGCGAGAGGCGAGCGTTGCACGTGTCGAGCGAGTGTACTGCCCGATATTTCCTTCGATTCGTTGTGCGCGACCGGCCGGGCATCGTTGCAGCAATCGCCGCCGCACTCGCCAAGTTCGAGATCAACGTCGACGCGGTTTTCCAGAAGCCGGGTTATGACAAAGGTCGGCTCCCGTTCGTAGTGACAGTAGAGGCGTGCAGCAAAGCAAAGCTTCAGGCAGCTCTTGACGAGATTGCGCTCTGCGGATTTCTGGTCGAGCCACCTCTGAAGCTGAGAATCTTTGGACACTGA
- a CDS encoding galactokinase, with amino-acid sequence MDIETLKRDFRAVYGQEPQISRAPGRVNLIGEHTDYNEGFVMPAAIDFYTSVAIAPRSDTKVNVRSQSFDEAFSLDLNDGFSPKHNWSDYVVGVIDQIKRSGECLHGADILVHGEVPIGAGLSSSAAIEVAVAFALLNAKHVAIDRKKLALLCQRAENEFVGMRCGIMDQFISCNGRRDHALMLDCRSLEFKLLPLAPSVRMVICNTMVKHQHASGEYNQRRAACEEGVRILRQYLPAIRTLRDVSPEQLEQLREKLPSMIYRRCRHVVTENARVESAAENLEANDLRAFGRLMAESHRSLRDDYEVSCHELDVMVEIAIRQAGIYGARMTGGGFGGCTINLVASGHAEAFRKHVAAEYSQATGLRPDVYITSAADGVASVA; translated from the coding sequence ATGGACATCGAGACCCTCAAGAGAGATTTCCGCGCAGTTTATGGGCAAGAACCCCAGATCTCACGGGCTCCCGGACGAGTCAACCTGATCGGCGAACACACCGACTACAACGAAGGCTTCGTGATGCCGGCGGCGATCGATTTCTATACCTCGGTTGCGATCGCTCCGCGTTCCGACACGAAGGTCAACGTTCGTTCGCAAAGTTTCGACGAAGCGTTTTCACTTGATTTGAACGACGGCTTTTCGCCGAAACACAACTGGTCGGACTATGTAGTAGGAGTAATCGACCAGATCAAACGTTCCGGCGAATGCCTGCACGGTGCAGATATTCTCGTCCACGGTGAAGTGCCCATCGGAGCCGGCTTGAGCTCTTCGGCTGCGATAGAGGTTGCCGTCGCCTTTGCTTTGCTGAACGCAAAGCATGTAGCCATCGACAGGAAGAAATTGGCACTGCTGTGCCAGAGAGCCGAAAACGAATTCGTCGGCATGCGCTGCGGCATCATGGATCAATTCATCTCCTGCAATGGCCGCCGCGACCATGCGCTCATGCTCGACTGCCGCAGCCTTGAATTCAAGCTTCTTCCGCTTGCGCCAAGCGTGCGCATGGTCATCTGCAACACCATGGTGAAACACCAGCACGCGAGCGGCGAGTACAACCAGCGACGAGCCGCCTGCGAAGAGGGCGTTCGAATTCTTCGGCAGTATCTGCCCGCCATCCGTACTCTTCGCGACGTCTCTCCCGAGCAGCTTGAGCAGCTTCGTGAGAAGCTACCTTCCATGATCTATCGCCGTTGCCGCCATGTGGTGACTGAGAATGCGCGAGTAGAGAGCGCGGCGGAAAACCTTGAGGCGAACGACCTGCGAGCGTTCGGCAGGCTGATGGCCGAGTCACATCGGAGTTTGAGAGACGACTATGAAGTAAGTTGCCATGAGCTCGACGTCATGGTCGAGATCGCAATCCGTCAAGCCGGGATATACGGCGCGCGCATGACTGGCGGTGGATTCGGCGGCTGCACCATTAATCTGGTTGCGAGCGGGCATGCCGAAGCTTTTCGCAAACATGTAGCTGCAGAATACTCACAGGCCACGGGGCTCCGGCCGGACGTGTACATTACCTCAGCGGCAGATGGTGTAGCCTCCGTGGCATAG
- the thrC gene encoding threonine synthase yields the protein MDTDMQLQCSNQHCGEFLARDFAAFDCPKCGDLLELSCNGFHPDPFRLRSLWRDRRSSNDPADRSGVWRFREFLPDYSTEQRITLGEGNTPLIAGQKTAAFARLNNLQFKHLGWNPTGSFKDLGMTVAVTEARARGAKVVACASTGNTAASMAAYAARAGIAARVYLPKGRLSAAKVAQSLDYGAEIVEVEGNFDDALAMMTEKKASSEYFLNSINPFRVEGQKTAMFELMEQLDWNPPDFVVVPGGNLGNSSAFGKALKELSAAGLIEKVPRLVIVQARGANALVKTLAAGSGELERVIDPKTCASAISIGAPRSWRKALTALNFTKGSVLDVSDEEILEAKSVIGCDGIGCEPASATTLAGIRRLRRTGEIGERDRVVAILTGHVLKDPDIILKTHREAVAAEVQA from the coding sequence TTGGACACTGATATGCAACTGCAATGCAGTAATCAACACTGTGGCGAGTTTCTCGCTCGCGATTTCGCGGCTTTCGACTGCCCGAAGTGCGGCGACTTGCTCGAGCTTAGCTGCAATGGCTTTCACCCGGATCCGTTCCGACTGCGGTCGTTGTGGCGCGATCGGCGCTCATCCAATGATCCGGCTGACCGCAGCGGCGTTTGGAGATTCCGAGAGTTCCTGCCCGACTACTCTACTGAGCAAAGAATTACGCTTGGGGAGGGGAACACTCCGCTGATTGCGGGACAGAAGACTGCAGCGTTCGCCCGCCTGAACAACTTGCAATTCAAACATCTGGGCTGGAATCCCACGGGCTCGTTTAAAGATTTGGGCATGACCGTAGCAGTGACCGAGGCTCGTGCGCGTGGAGCAAAGGTTGTCGCTTGCGCCTCGACGGGCAACACCGCGGCTTCAATGGCTGCCTATGCGGCCCGCGCGGGCATCGCAGCTCGGGTGTACCTGCCCAAGGGAAGGCTCTCAGCCGCCAAGGTCGCGCAATCTCTCGACTATGGAGCTGAAATCGTTGAAGTGGAGGGAAACTTTGACGATGCCCTGGCGATGATGACGGAGAAAAAAGCTTCGTCTGAGTACTTCCTCAACTCCATCAACCCATTCCGTGTCGAAGGACAGAAGACGGCGATGTTCGAGTTGATGGAGCAACTCGACTGGAATCCGCCCGACTTCGTGGTAGTTCCGGGCGGCAATCTGGGAAATTCTTCCGCATTTGGGAAAGCATTGAAGGAGCTGTCGGCGGCTGGATTGATCGAGAAAGTTCCGCGGCTGGTCATTGTCCAGGCCAGAGGTGCAAACGCGCTGGTGAAGACCCTGGCTGCAGGCAGTGGAGAGCTCGAACGCGTGATTGATCCTAAGACCTGCGCCAGCGCTATCTCAATTGGGGCCCCGCGATCGTGGCGAAAGGCCCTCACGGCTCTCAATTTCACGAAAGGCAGCGTTCTCGACGTCAGCGACGAAGAAATCCTCGAAGCGAAGTCAGTGATCGGATGCGATGGCATCGGCTGCGAGCCTGCCTCCGCCACTACTCTCGCCGGAATCCGGCGCCTGAGGAGAACCGGGGAAATCGGCGAACGTGACCGTGTGGTGGCGATTCTCACGGGACATGTTCTGAAGGATCCAGACATCATTTTGAAAACTCACCGTGAAGCGGTTGCTGCGGAGGTGCAGGCATGA